Proteins encoded in a region of the Cygnus olor isolate bCygOlo1 chromosome 4, bCygOlo1.pri.v2, whole genome shotgun sequence genome:
- the MED28 gene encoding mediator of RNA polymerase II transcription subunit 28, translating to MAGALGAMFANQPPGPPPPPPPGPPGGPGPAGLIPPPPGPRNPNNTLVDELEASFEACFASLVSQDYVNGTDQEEIRTGVDQCIQKFLDVARQTECFFLQKRLQLSVQKPEQVIKEDVSELRNELQRKEALIQKHLSKLRHWQQVLEDISVQHKKPAEMPQGPLAYLEQASANIPAPMKQT from the exons ATGGCGGGCGCGCTGGGCGCCATGTTCGCCAACCagccgccggggccgccgccgccaccgccgccgggACCtccgggggggcccggccctGCCGGCCTCATCCCGCCTCCGCCGGGGCCTCGCAACCCCAACAACACGCTCGTGGACGAGCTGGAAGCGTCCTTCGAG GCCTGCTTCGCCTCGCTGGTGAGCCAGGACTACGTGAACGGCACCGACCAGGAGGAGATCCGCACCG GTGTTGATCAGTGCATCCAGAAATTCCTGGATGTTGCAAGGCAAACTGAGtgttttttcctacaaaaaagACTGCAGCTGTCGGTCCAGAAACCGGAACAAGTTATTAAAGAG GATGTGTCAGAGTTAAGAAATGaattgcagagaaaagaagcattaaTTCAGAAGCATTTGAGTAAACTGCGACACTGGCAACAGGTCCTGGAAGACATCAGTGTACAACacaaaaaacctgcagaaatgCCTCAGGGTCCGTTAGCTTACCTAGAACAGGCGTCTGCTAATATTCCTGCTCCAATGAAGCAAACATGA
- the LAP3 gene encoding cytosol aminopeptidase, whose amino-acid sequence MLVPWVRRVAARRLAGHLPGRGYSRGAGGKGLVLGAYSSEQDGGAAQLTSAGDAFDRLVSGKLRELLSVCGPPLKKGKTYLFHGLHQDFPSVAVVGLGKKNAGINDQENWNEDKENIRAAVAVGCRQIQDLEIPCVEVDPCGDAQAAAEGAVLGLHEYNELKQKKKTAVTPQLHGSAGSEAWQKGVIYAEGQNLARYLMEAPANYVTPIKFAEYIEQKLRSFSSNVKVHIRPESWIATQQMGAFLSVAKGSDEPPIFLEIHYLGGANANDSPLVFVGKGVTFDSGGISLKPSSGMDAMRADMGGAATVCSAIVTAAALNLPLNIIGLAPLCENMPSGKANKPGDVVRAKNGKTIQVDNTDAEGRLLLADALCYAHNFNARAIVNAATLTGAMDVALGSAATGVFTNSSWLWNHLYEASILTGDRVWRMPLFEHYTKQVTDCPLADLSNIGKYSRAGGACTAAAFLKEFVTVSHWAHLDIAGVMSNKDEVPYLRKGMAGRPTRTLVEFAARLGQDSHNTK is encoded by the exons ATGTTGGTGCCGTGGGTGCGGCGGGTGGCTGCCCGCCGCCTGGCCGGGCATCTCCCCGGCCGGGGCTACagccgcggggcgggcgggaAG GGCCTCGTTCTGGGAGCCTACTCGAGTGAGCAGGATGGAGGTGCTGCCCAGCTCACTAGTGCAGGAGATGCTTTTGATAGGCTTGTGTCGGGAAAGCTGAGAGAACTTCTGTCTGT TTGTGGGCCACCTTTGAAGAAAGGCAAAACGTACCTGTTCCATGGTTTGCATCAG GACTTTCCAAGCGTGGCTGTAGTTGGCTTGGGTAAGAAGAATGCTGGAATAAATGACCAAGAAAACTGgaatgaagacaaagaaaatattcgTGCAGCTGTTGCAG TTGGTTGTAGACAGATCCAAGATCTGGAAATCCCCTGTGTTGAAGTGGACCCTTGCGGAGATGCTCAAGCGGCCGCAGAAGGTGCTGTCCTTGGATTGCATGAATACAACGAgctgaagcaaaaaaagaaaactgcagttaCTCCTCAGCTTCATGGAAG TGCCGGAAGTGAAGCCTGGCAGAAGGGTGTTATCTACGCTGAGGGTCAGAACCTTGCTCGGTACTTGATGGAGGCTCCAGCTAATTATGTAACTCCAATCAAATTTGCTGAATATATTGAACAGAAGCTCAGAAGTTTCAGCAGCAACGTGAAGGTCCATATAAG gCCAGAGTCTTGGATAGCAACACAACAGATGGGAGCATTCCTGAGTGTAGCTAAGGGTTCAGATGAACCTCCCATCTTTCTGGAGATTCACTATTTAGGTGGTGCTAATGCAAATGACTCTCCTTTGGTATTTGTAGGAAAAGGAGTTACATTTGACAG TGGTGGCATCTCACTGAAGCCATCATCGGGAATGGATGCGATGAGAGCAGATATGGGAGGGGCAGCAACTGTCTGTTCGGCCATTGTGACTGCAGCAGCGTTAAATCTACCTCTTAACATAATTG gtTTGGCACCCCTATGTGAAAATATGCCCAGTGGTAAGGCAAACAAGCCTGGGGACGTAGTTAGAGCcaagaatggaaaaacaataCAG GTTGACAACACAGATGCAGAAGGAAGGCTGCTATTAGCTGATGCTCTCTGTTATGCCCACAATTTTAATGCCAGGGCTATTGTGAATGCTGCAACACTGACAG GTGCCATGGATGTTGCGTTGGGGTCTGCTGCGACTGGAGTGTTCACAAATTCATCTTGGCTTTGGAATCACCTTTATGAG gccAGCATTTTGACAGGAGACCGAGTATGGAGAATGCCTCTTTTTGAACATTACACCAAACAAGTAACGGACTGTCCTCTCGCAGACCTGAGTAACATTGGAAAGTACAGCAG AGCTGGGGGAGCgtgcacagctgctgccttcctgaaAGAATTTGTGACTGTCTCTCACTGGGCTCATTTGGATATAGCTGGTGTGATGTCAAATAAAGACGAGGTGCCCTATCTTCGAAAAGGCATGGCAGGACGGCCTACACGAACATTAGTAGAGTTTGCTGCTCGATTAGGTCAAGACAGTCACAATACCAAATAA